A segment of the Corylus avellana chromosome ca2, CavTom2PMs-1.0 genome:
aatcatttactttttattactattcaaataaaaaaatcactacaaaacaaaattttttacttcccaatatcactttttcattttttcataccaattattattattatttttttctttttttttatccataaaCAGTGTCCTGTAAAATGAACAGTGCTggggtgtttaacaaacaccccctatgttttttttttttttttttggatatattcACACAAGAGAATGAAgaggaaaattcgaactagtgatctccgcttcatgaaACGTGGTTCTTAGCCGATTGAGTTATCTCTTGGGGACTTCTAAGGTTGTTACTTACGTTAACATCATTTGTTAAGGAAATTtcttatataattatattcctAAAATACTTTAGCTATAAAACTCCAGTTCTACTAAAAGACTTCACGACTCCAAATCCAACTTTTGTCGGAAAACTAAAATCAAAGCCTCCACCTACTGTTTGAAGCCAACCAGCGCAGGGAGGGCGGCAGTTGGAGTACCGGAAAGTTGCACAGCCATAGGTTACATTAGGCGGCAACCACCGTGACAATATGTTTGGTGAACATGTGCTTGATGATGACCTTTACAAGACAATTAAGTTataaacgcacttttaaacaAGACACTTTCcgcaattttgtttaaaaatacatttttttacttGCAAAATTGCAGAAGCAAACAGACTCTTAAGGCAATCAatcaacttaaaaaataaataaataaaaaataactgaaTGTTCATATGTTCAAAACCATGCATAAGGAATCCAGAAAACTTGTAAAATTGCAATAAACAAATACTTCTGATAGACTAGCATGTAAGCTACACTGTACATTGCAGACTTCATGACTAAAGCAATCTATCAAGAACTGAATGTTGGCATGAtcaaaaacaagacaaaaatccCGAAAATTTGTGCCATAAACAAACACATCTGATAGACTAGCATTAAGCTACACTGTACATGGACAATATGTACAGAACCGAGTGCTAAATAAACGTCGTGGTTAAACCCTTTTTTTCCTGATTAATCACTTAATAAGCTGTGCCATCACAAGATCTCAAGCACTAATGACATGTGAGCTTGCAGTCAGATACTACAGTGACAGGAAGACGAGGGGATGATGGAAAAATCATAATATGCTTTCCCCAGTAAAATGAACATTGCCACAGCACGGTACATACAACCACCTCAGTCAGTGGAAATAAAGGCAAGCTGTCTACTTCAGTTTTCTACTCCTAGTTCCACCTCATACCTGAAACACAACACAAACCAGTAAAAATGATAGAATTATGACATTAGTGGTCATCAATTACCAAATACAGAATGATgcaaatatatgtattttttttcaaattaatcgagaaaagaaagaaaaaggcagAACATAGAAGCACAATCCACCCGCTGTTAGTTAATTCTTCATGCTTATTTCAATATGTGATCATTTCACACTTTTAGAGTACAAAACTATGAATCCAGAGAATGACTGCAACAATTTAGAGAATCCATGTGTTGAGAAAATGCAAACAGCAAGTAGGTCATTTGGAAGTAAGCATTTACCCAAACTTTTCGAAATGAGTTCAATTTCCTTCATTAGAGCAAAGTTCTGATGGCAATCACAATCCTCCTACCAAATCGAACATAACAAATTTGTCAAGGCCTCTTCAGAGACATCTGTTAAAATTGGAACAAATTACTTCCAACATTTTCCCTAGGTTCCTGCAGTAACAAatactttcattctttttctcATTATATTGCAGGAGTTATTTCTAGCATCAGCTTTCCATCCTTCCTATATAAAGTGAATAAAGGCAAGTGAATAGTAAATAATAGAAGTCAGTGGAACTGGATTGAGTTGGCTTGGATAATGCCTGTCCAAATGTGGTATTATTGTTTTAATAGCATGAAACGGTGAAACCATAACAGTTTTCTTCATTCAATCACAGACAGGTTTGCATTTGTAGGCAAGGATGCAATGCATAAAATTACATGTCGTTGACTGGTTTGTGGGTTACACATTACACAGTCTTGTTTATTCAAACAACAATtgccaaatatttttctttccaactTTCATAATGATtgtataataagaaaaatatgacaCAGGCTTAACCAAAGATCAAATGCCAAAATCTTTAGCAGGAAGAGACAGCACTAGCAAGTGACCAGTCGATAGCCAATCAAGTAGAGCTCTAtagacaaaagaaaataatagggAAGGTCAGCTTATTATTACTGGTTAGATAAATGATAAAAAGTAAGGTtatattttatagaaaaaggaaaggatTCAAGCTATTTTTGCCATTAGCAAggaatttcttcttttattagTAAGGTAGTGAAGCAGACAAGAAAGAAGATTGATTGATGAATCCATCTGCGAGAAAGACAAACGTGAGAATGGTAAGAGCTCCATAACCAAATTGTCTTCCCATAACCAAAGAGAAAGCAAATCTTACCTCTCCTTCTTAGTGGCGGATAGTAGGAAAACCTCTCTTGTTGTCCTTCCCATCCTAAAAAAGCAGTTTTGAGGCATCTTTCCTACAAATCCTTGGCAAGTAGTGTCCTAACAAGGTGATGCCAGTTGGTCTAACGAATACTGAGGAAATGTTGCCAGCAACCCATGACTGTGCTGTTTCATGATCAGAAGGAAATGGAGGTCTATGTCACTGGACAACCCCCCTGTACACAAGGAAGCTCAATTACATGGACTGTCTCCATCTGCCATTCCTATGCTATAGGATTTGCTTGAGAGTGTGTCTAGGTCTTATTATTTGGATAATCTATGACATAGTTGGCTTGGTCATTTGTGACGTGGTTATTTGAGTACTTTAGTTTCCAACGTGTCCTAGTCTTTGTGTTGGCTTGGAGGCTTTGATGACGTAGGGAAGGGATGAACTGGATTTCCCATGACACTCCCAatgaatcatttttattttttttatttggcaccGGGTATCCGGAGCTTCGCTCTGACTAATCCCGGGGGTGCACAGGCCCTCGGCAAAGAGTTTCCTGCAAGTACATCTCAGTTAATTCAAGGGACGAACCCCCAATCCGATGGCCCTAAGAAGCAGTTTGCACTCCGTGAATTTCGAACCTAAGACCTTGAGGAGCTTACTCAAAGTCCTAGGCTGTCCAACCactgagccaaccccttggggttcaTTTTTATGCTATACAAGCATAAACAATAAGCATTTAGAATACCTGCAGGTCGAAGAGAACTGATTTGATTCATTTTCCATGTAGGGAAGCCcgcttacttttttctctccatctaaAGGGGGCTTTTTGTGCTCTCTCCTTCTCCTTCCCTTTAGAGTAATTATCAATATTAGGCTCACCAGGCGGGGTACAAAgagaaatatatttatttatggcTTCTTCACAACAAAGAGATTCCTGATCTTTGCAACTAAGGCCTTATAGAGGGAAGCTCTTCTTGTTGATTGTTAGGTCTTCGACTAGATGGAACAAACTAGATgcctcttattattattattatttttttgataaccgGGTATTTGGGGCTTCGCCCCAATTAGATCCCTGGGACACCGTGCCAAACAAACAAGATGCCTTCAATTGCTTCCTGCATCCATTTGTTCTTCATTCTGCCAGCTGGCAACACCCACAAATCCCACCCTTCTGATTGTTTCAATGCCATTAGCCCTTTTTTATTCTGATGTATGGGACTCCCTTCAAACTGATATCCTAAGATTCCCTGCAACAGGATGGTTTAAAATAATGGTCTGTTATCTCATGGAGGAGGTGAGGGGCACACAAAAGGAGGTAGACCTTCGGTGTCACCTTGAGGGAAGCCCACTAAAGTTGGATTTCAGGTAGGGGTTGGGAAATCAGAAATGAGTTCATGCCACGAACCTAAAATTCAGAAAGACTTGTTGGAAATTGCCGGTTTAGTTGGTCCAACCAAGAAAGGAATGGAAGCCTTTAGGCATTGCTTGGACTGAGTTAAGTAAAGACTAAGATACCTCACTGCACATTTTTCTATTGATAGACCTGTAATCGATGGAATTACAAATGGGGTAGGTACTAGAAGTTTTTTTGTCGGAGAGGGTTATTTGTCATCCGCTACCTTCATTtacaaatcattttttataatttcagtAATGGTATtcttctcccaaaaaaaaaaaaaaaaatcaaggataagCTTGCATTCTAGAAGTGTtggttttcttcttccttcatGGTGAAGCTCCCTTCCCTTCATTTGATTGTGTCCATTTAAAGACACAAAAGATCCCCCAAGAGGCTTGTCTAACTATCTCATTGATAGCATCCACAAGACACTGAATTAGCCTAGAAACTGAAGCATCTTTTTGCCATCTCTCATAAACTTTCAGTCCCCAGTTTCACTGGAAAATTGGAAGCTCATTCAGATATGTGTATGTGCGCATGCGCGGGCGTTTTGCGCACTTATGTATTTTTGTATGGATGGATAGATGTGTGtatattagaaaagaaaaaaagaaaaagaaaattagtagTACATTTTAATCTAGTCCCCGAGTAAAGTTTAGCTAATGCACTCTTTTTCACTGCAGATTAGTTACATTATTAAGCAAGAAAGAGTTTATGTTGAATGATGGAGGAATCCAAACTTTAAGAAAAGGTTGAGATAGAAAGTACCTCAAGTCACATCTCAGTTGGACTTTTTTCCAGTCAGAAGACGAGATATCTGGAGGCCCCTGCTGAATCCCTCATTGAACAGGATCCTTGTTTGCATCGACTGGAATCCTGGCAACCATGACAGTAATGCCACGGGAGCCAAAACAATCACTCCCAACAGCAAATCATACAGCCGAGCCAAGGCAACCACAGTATCCCACACCACAGTGGTTTGCAGAAAAGGTCTAAGTACCTGGGCTATCAATATTATGCCCCAGCCTGTTGGGATGAATGCCAAGAGACTTGTCACAAAATCAAGAAATTGGAAGGGAGTGAACTTCAGCAATAAAACAAGCACAAGTATTGTAAGCGAAATGACAAGAAACTGAACTAGTCGGTAGTAGATATGCTCTTTTGCAGCATATTTGTTCCCAGCATACGATAAGATGATGTAAATCCCAACAGCCACAACGATGTATATCCATGATAGTAAATAAACAGCTATACTTTTATTTCCACCGGTAATATGCAGCTGATACACAATGCCATactggaagaagaagaatcgaAGATCTAAAATAATCTCCAACAGTTTGCCCCAGAGACCAGTCGTTCTCAGATGGTCCTGTTCCTCATACCACCATGTTTCCCAGCTCTGCTCTGCTTTTGTAAACACCTCACTGCTCCATATCCAATtcaaaaaatcatcaaaatcatACACAGTCTTCAGCCAATCAAATCCGGAAGGATTAAACACAAAGGGGGCCATTATCCATGACACTACAAGAAACCAGCTTGTTATCATCAAGGCGATATAGACAAATGTGTTCTTAGTCATGCTGCTTTCAGTAGcatatacaattaaaataatcCCAAGCTCAATTGCCTTCACAAAATGGCTCCGAGAATACAATCGATAGTTCTCGGCAAAGCTCTTGTGCTGCACCACAAAACCACGGCCAGTGGCTCGATACTTTGCACCCCCATGCAGAATAGTCCGGCCAAAGAAGTGGGATTGGGTTCCCAATGAGAATGTGTAAAACAATGAAGCCAGCTGAAGCTGCATTGTCAAGAAATCCCAAATTGCTGGGAGGAACCCGTGCTCAAGAGAGTTCTCAACAACCATAGGGAGGGCAGTGAAGAGACCAAGCTGGATAATGAACTGCTGATTAAGGATTGTACCAAGAGCTTTATTGTTACTAGTATTGGACAGTGGGGTATTGGACAGTGGGGCATCTTCAATACCACTGAGGGCAAGATAAAGGCGGCCCCACAAAAATGCATAAACAGTCAGTACCACCAtcattgaattgaagtagaacCCAACAGTTGTGTAGAAAACTGAAAGCATTCTGAAGAAATCCAATCTATGACCCAACCGATATACATCTCTGCTCAAAACCTGCTCACCATTGCCACTGGCAACCTTGGCCTCAAACATTGCGATCTGATTTAACCCAACATCCCTCCCCTTGCCAACCTGTATATACTCATGGTGTGTCACATTGCCACCTCGCAGAGTGCAATTGAAGCCAGAAAATATATCCTCGCTGATATTTATCACTTTAGAAGCCTTGCTGATTCCACCCCGACTCAAGAACCAGAACCTGTCAAATACATCTGGGTGCCCATAATGCATTCTCACCTTTAAAGGGTTTGCCAGAACACGCTGGCCCAAGGTCACAAAACTTGTCTCCTGAGCAGACATAAACCAAGCAAGTGAAGACACTGAACCGGTGAAAACATTCTCACGAACCCCCAAGATAGTTGGCTTCCTGATACCATAATAGTTATTGAATTCCTCCAACAAATTCCGCATCTTGAGAGCCTCTTCAAAATAGTTATCTTGGTTCATGTCAATGGTCTGAAGAGCATCACCTCGGGTGAAGATTATGGCATGGTTTTGATTTTCTGGTTTGCCTTCCCCAAGTTTCAAGGGCCCAGGCAACTTGATCCGATAGATCTCCACCTCCCTACGCAACTGCTGATCATATTTCACAAGAACAGAGGAATACTCAACCTCTCCCCGGTCGGAGTGAACCTCATCAACATAGGCAACTCGAAGAGCCTCATTGTTTTTCATCAAATATAATATATCTTCAGCACGGGAGTCTCCCTTTGCCTTATGTAGCCCATACATCTGGCAGGCAACCACATATGTGAATTTCATAAGAGCACTCCCATACTCGTGTCCTTTAAACAAAAGATTTACGTTGCTAGTTGCTCTGTTTAGATTCTGCAAAGGTAATGGCATACCCAAGTGTGGACCATCCAAACCATCTCGTGGTCCCTCCTTTATGTCCATCTCAGATGCAGTATCAAGAAAGGAAAGCATCTTGAGAGCTCTATAATAATACATCATTCCTCTCACAGTGCGGGATAAGGTCTGGCCTCTGTACGATGCCCAAAGACGAACATCCCTTTGTTTTGTCTCCAAGGGATCATCGCCATTCTGCACGCTGTCTCTGCGCATCCGCTCCAAAAAATTTTCCCACTCATCTTCATAGATCTTCTGCAGATAAAACAGGGTGGAAATGCCATCTTCATTTTCACTTCGAAGATTCAGTAGGCCATAGAGAACGTCTTCGTCATAGTAGGGTGTGAGAACACTGAAAGCCAACATTTTTTCAACAGCCGGAGCACGGGGCATGTTCATAAATAGTGAATTGCTAAAGAAAGCAATTCGCCTTCTTGCCTCAAGATTCCTTGGAACATTGTGCATCGAGTCCCTAGAAGTAAGAATAGTATACAAACGCCGGATCTGCCTATCAAAGCTAGCATCGTCAGCATCAAGGAACTCGACTGCATTCTCAAAGAGCAACCCTGCATCACTGGTTGGACTACGAGGTGCCAGACCTTCTGCTTTCAACTGCGCAATGGACTTCTTCGCCCTCGGAAATTCTCTGACGGAAAGTTCATACAAGGCCTGTAGTATATTCACTGCCTCACTCAGATCTTTCTTTGGTTGCTTCAGAAGCTTAACAAGTGATATTAACTTAGCATGAATCTGTTGTAGCAGAGACATCTTGTATGTCACCGTGAACTGTTCATGCTTAATCTTGTCATCTATCTCCTCAAACAAATTTTGGGTGATTGAGTACTCATCTGTGCCATCTTTAATGATCATAAGAAGCAAATACTTAACGGTATCATAAGCTTCGAGAACAGCACACCGCCGATATTCATTCTTGCATATCCTTAACCAAAGCAACCGGTCAGGGTCGTCTGCCAACTCTGTTGCCTGACTGAGAGCAAGTAGCAGCTCGTTGCAGAGGAGGAAACATGGCCATCGAATGACCCTAATGCCCCAACAATTAGGTGGCAGTTCCAAGAGCTCGTGTTCTTGATCATTGATGAGATCTTCTTCCCTGAAAGTTGCTATGATCTCATTCCAGATCAAGGCAAACCTGGTAGCTTCCACTTGGC
Coding sequences within it:
- the LOC132171959 gene encoding callose synthase 11-like isoform X2; this translates as MNLRQRPAPTRRRSNIHALPELQERDVYNIIPIHNLLVEHPSLRYPEIRAAAAALRATGDLRKPPFAEWNPNNDLLDWLGVLFGFQNDNVKNQREHLVLHLANSQMRLQPPPNIPDVLDPAVLRKFRNKLLNNYSSWCSYLGQKSQISLSSRRIRTGTGSAEFNSLRRELLYVSLYLLIWGESANLRLAPECICYIFHQMAKELNDVLDEKIDPETGSPYLPRQSGECGYLKSVVIPIYQTIKTEVESSRNGKAPHSAWRNYDDINEYFWSMRCFHGLKWPLNYSCNFFATTPKAKRVGKTGFVEQRSFWNVFRSFDKLWVMLILFFQAMLIVAWEGKEFPWQALKSRDAQVKLLTVFITWAALRVWQSALDAGTQYSLVSRETAWLGVRMALKFTAALTWTVVFAVFYARIWNQKNADGRWSDEANRRIVSFLEAVLAFVLPELLALALFIVPWIRNVLEELNWPVLYWLTWWFQTRIFVGRGVREGLVNNFKYSLFWIVVLASKFSFSYFLQIKPLVGPTKLILGLTEVTYKWHEFFNSTNRMAVVLLWVPVVLIYFMDLQIWYAVYSSFVGATIGLFSHLGEIRNIEQLRLRFQFFANAIKFNLMPEELLLIPKLTLVKKLRDAIHRFRLRYGLGQAFSKIESSQVEATRFALIWNEIIATFREEDLINDQEHELLELPPNCWGIRVIRWPCFLLCNELLLALSQATELADDPDRLLWLRICKNEYRRCAVLEAYDTVKYLLLMIIKDGTDEYSITQNLFEEIDDKIKHEQFTVTYKMSLLQQIHAKLISLVKLLKQPKKDLSEAVNILQALYELSVREFPRAKKSIAQLKAEGLAPRSPTSDAGLLFENAVEFLDADDASFDRQIRRLYTILTSRDSMHNVPRNLEARRRIAFFSNSLFMNMPRAPAVEKMLAFSVLTPYYDEDVLYGLLNLRSENEDGISTLFYLQKIYEDEWENFLERMRRDSVQNGDDPLETKQRDVRLWASYRGQTLSRTVRGMMYYYRALKMLSFLDTASEMDIKEGPRDGLDGPHLGMPLPLQNLNRATSNVNLLFKGHEYGSALMKFTYVVACQMYGLHKAKGDSRAEDILYLMKNNEALRVAYVDEVHSDRGEVEYSSVLVKYDQQLRREVEIYRIKLPGPLKLGEGKPENQNHAIIFTRGDALQTIDMNQDNYFEEALKMRNLLEEFNNYYGIRKPTILGVRENVFTGSVSSLAWFMSAQETSFVTLGQRVLANPLKVRMHYGHPDVFDRFWFLSRGGISKASKVINISEDIFSGFNCTLRGGNVTHHEYIQVGKGRDVGLNQIAMFEAKVASGNGEQVLSRDVYRLGHRLDFFRMLSVFYTTVGFYFNSMMVVLTVYAFLWGRLYLALSGIEDAPLSNTPLSNTSNNKALGTILNQQFIIQLGLFTALPMVVENSLEHGFLPAIWDFLTMQLQLASLFYTFSLGTQSHFFGRTILHGGAKYRATGRGFVVQHKSFAENYRLYSRSHFVKAIELGIILIVYATESSMTKNTFVYIALMITSWFLVVSWIMAPFVFNPSGFDWLKTVYDFDDFLNWIWSSEVFTKAEQSWETWWYEEQDHLRTTGLWGKLLEIILDLRFFFFQYGIVYQLHITGGNKSIAVYLLSWIYIVVAVGIYIILSYAGNKYAAKEHIYYRLAGA
- the LOC132171959 gene encoding callose synthase 11-like isoform X1, with the protein product MNLRQRPAPTRRRSNIHALPELQERDVYNIIPIHNLLVEHPSLRYPEIRAAAAALRATGDLRKPPFAEWNPNNDLLDWLGVLFGFQNDNVKNQREHLVLHLANSQMRLQPPPNIPDVLDPAVLRKFRNKLLNNYSSWCSYLGQKSQISLSSRRIRTGTGSAEFNSLRRELLYVSLYLLIWGESANLRLAPECICYIFHQMAKELNDVLDEKIDPETGSPYLPRQSGECGYLKSVVIPIYQTIKTEVESSRNGKAPHSAWRNYDDINEYFWSMRCFHGLKWPLNYSCNFFATTPKAKRVGKTGFVEQRSFWNVFRSFDKLWVMLILFFQAMLIVAWEGKEFPWQALKSRDAQVKLLTVFITWAALRVWQSALDAGTQYSLVSRETAWLGVRMALKFTAALTWTVVFAVFYARIWNQKNADGRWSDEANRRIVSFLEAVLAFVLPELLALALFIVPWIRNVLEELNWPVLYWLTWWFQTRIFVGRGVREGLVNNFKYSLFWIVVLASKFSFSYFLQIKPLVGPTKLILGLTEVTYKWHEFFNSTNRMAVVLLWVPVVLIYFMDLQIWYAVYSSFVGATIGLFSHLGEIRNIEQLRLRFQFFANAIKFNLMPEELLLIPKLTLVKKLRDAIHRFRLRYGLGQAFSKIESSQVEATRFALIWNEIIATFREEDLINDQEHELLELPPNCWGIRVIRWPCFLLCNELLLALSQATELADDPDRLLWLRICKNEYRRCAVLEAYDTVKYLLLMIIKDGTDEYSITQNLFEEIDDKIKHEQFTVTYKMSLLQQIHAKLISLVKLLKQPKKDLSEAVNILQALYELSVREFPRAKKSIAQLKAEGLAPRSPTSDAGLLFENAVEFLDADDASFDRQIRRLYTILTSRDSMHNVPRNLEARRRIAFFSNSLFMNMPRAPAVEKMLAFSVLTPYYDEDVLYGLLNLRSENEDGISTLFYLQKIYEDEWENFLERMRRDSVQNGDDPLETKQRDVRLWASYRGQTLSRTVRGMMYYYRALKMLSFLDTASEMDIKEGPRDGLDGPHLGMPLPLQNLNRATSNVNLLFKGHEYGSALMKFTYVVACQMYGLHKAKGDSRAEDILYLMKNNEALRVAYVDEVHSDRGEVEYSSVLVKYDQQLRREVEIYRIKLPGPLKLGEGKPENQNHAIIFTRGDALQTIDMNQDNYFEEALKMRNLLEEFNNYYGIRKPTILGVRENVFTGSVSSLAWFMSAQETSFVTLGQRVLANPLKVRMHYGHPDVFDRFWFLSRGGISKASKVINISEDIFSGFNCTLRGGNVTHHEYIQVGKGRDVGLNQIAMFEAKVASGNGEQVLSRDVYRLGHRLDFFRMLSVFYTTVGFYFNSMMVVLTVYAFLWGRLYLALSGIEDAPLSNTPLSNTSNNKALGTILNQQFIIQLGLFTALPMVVENSLEHGFLPAIWDFLTMQLQLASLFYTFSLGTQSHFFGRTILHGGAKYRATGRGFVVQHKSFAENYRLYSRSHFVKAIELGIILIVYATESSMTKNTFVYIALMITSWFLVVSWIMAPFVFNPSGFDWLKTVYDFDDFLNWIWSSEVFTKAEQSWETWWYEEQDHLRTTGLWGKLLEIILDLRFFFFQYGIVYQLHITGGNKSIAVYLLSWIYIVVAVGIYIILSYAGNKYAAKEHIYYRLVQFLVISLTILVLVLLLKFTPFQFLDFVTSLLAFIPTGWGIILIAQVLRPFLQTTVVWDTVVALARLYDLLLGVIVLAPVALLSWLPGFQSMQTRILFNEGFSRGLQISRLLTGKKSN